In the Azospirillum humicireducens genome, TCGACCGTCAACGCCAGGCTGCCGGCGCGCGGGTCTGCCGCAGTCTGGCAATATCGGATGCCGTCCTCAATCGACACCCGGCAACCGATGAAGCTGACCCGTCCGGGAATGGATTGCGGCCGCGCGGCCTGGATCTGCGGCGCAGTGGATTTCTCCTCCAGACCTGCCGGCAGCGCCACCGACAGCAGGGCGGCCGGCCCGGCGGCGGGACCGTCGCTCCCCCCCGCGGTGCCGACGCCGGCGAACAGGGTGCGGCCGATGATGGAGTTGGCGATCAGGGCCGGTGTGCCGAAGCCGCCGCGCTCCACCCCCTGGGCCACCAGCATGCCGGTGCCGGGGATGCCGCGGCCGGTGCCGAAGGGCGCCCCCTGGGTGAAGGCGCAGGCGGCGCCATTCTCGTCCGGATCGATCACCATCAACCCGGCACCGGTGGCGGTGGCGCCGGCACCGGTGGCGCCCAGCAGCTGGGCGGCCCGGGTCGCCCGCTCGGCCGGCGGCAGGGCGGCCACCGCCTTCCATGCCTGGATAATCGCTGCGCCCGAGTCCGGCTCGGTCGTGTCGGGAACATGCAGGTCGCTGATGTCGAAGGGCACCGTCAGCGTGGCGCCGACGCGCGGCTGGTACGCGCGCAGCTGCGCCGGGTCCAGCCCCATGCCCTGGGCGACCGTGGCGGCGAGCGGTCCGGCATAGAAGGCGCCCACCCCCTGGCGGCGCAGGACCGACAGGGTCGCGGCGAGTTCCGGCTGGGCGGCGATGGTGCCGACCGCCGGCGTGCCGGCGCCCAGCAGGCGGCGGCGTGCGTCCGAATCGGCGGCAAGACGCCCGCCGAAGGCGCTCAGGTCCTGAACCAGCGCGCGGCTGAGACCGGGGGAGAATTGGGCCAGCTGTTCCGCCGGGGCGACAACCTGCTCCCACCGCATCACGCCGGCCGAGGCCTGGACCGCATACAGGCCGCGCGCCATCGCCGGCATGCCGACGCCGCCGGACCCGACGGAGCGCGGCAGGAAGTCGATGGTGCGGGCCTTCTTCGAAGTGGCGTCGAACAGCACGCAGACGCCGCCGCCGGTCAGCCCGACGCGCGACGGCAGGCTGGCGGTCATCGCCAGCGCCATCGCCGCCACCGCGTCGCCGGCCTTGCCGCCCTGGGCGATGATGTCCCGGCCGATGCCGGCGGCATAGGGTTCGTCCGCGACGACGAAGCTCTGGACCGTTGCGTCGGTCTTGAACTTCGTGTTGACGCAGCCGGTCAGCAGTGATGCAGCTATGGCAACCGCGCCCAACCCTCGCCAGATTCGCAGGCGAGTGTATCGCGGTCCGGAGTTCCGCCGGTTCCGCGCGGGGGTCCGCTGTTCAAAGCCGGAGGTCGTCACGGTGCGCAAGCCCAGCAGGCTGGTTTCGGTCGTCGCCATCATGTCCATGTGTCTGGTGTCGCTGGTGTGGGGAGCGCCACCGGCGAGTGCGCAGCGCCGCTCGGACATGCAGATCCTGGGCGACGCCGAGACGGACCATATCATCCGCAAGATGGCCCGGCCAATCTTCCAGGCGGCCGGCATCGACCCCGAGTCGGTGCAGATCCTCCTGGTCAACGATCCGTCGGTGAACGCCTTCGTCGCCGGCGGGCAGAACATCTTCCTGCACACCGGGCTGCTGTTGAGCGTCGACGATGCCGACCAGCTGCTGGGCGTCATCGCGCACGAGACCGGCCACATCTCCGGCGGACATCTGGTGCGCGGGGCGGAGGCGATGGACAACGCCTTCCTGTCCTCGCTGCTCGGCATGGGTCTGGGCGTCATCGGCGGCCTTGCCTCGGGCAATGCCGGCGCGGGTGCGGCGGGCGTCATGCTGGGCCAGCATCTGGCGGAGCGGAACTTCCTGTCCTTCTCCCGCACGCAGGAGGCGTCGGCCGATCAGGCCGGCCTGTCCTTCCTGGAGCAGTCGGGAATCTCCGCCAGGGGGATGGCGGCCTTCCTTGAAAAGCTGGGCGTCGGCGAGCCGCTGATGAACGACCGCGACGCCGGCTATCGCCTGACCCACCCGCTGACCCGCGAGCGCATCGAGGCGGTGAAGGCCTTCGTCGCCCGGTCGCGCTATGCCGACGCCCGGCTGCCGGCGGCGACGGAGTCCGACCTGCGGCGGCTCCAGGCCAAGCTGTACGGCTATCTCGATCCGCGCGGCGCGCTCCAGCGCTACAAGGCGAACGATCCGTCGCCCGCCGCCCGCTATGGCCGCGCCTATGCCTATTTCCGCCAGGGCGACGTCAAGCAGGCGACCCCGCTGGTCGACGGCCTGATCGCAGACGAGCCGCGGAACCCCTATCTGCATGAAATGAAGGGCGACCTGATGCTGCAGACCGGCCGCGCGCCGGATGCGATCGCTCCCTACCGCAAGGCCATCGAGCTTGCCGGTTCCGAAGCCGGAACGATCCGCGTCTCCCTTGCCCATGCCTTGCTGGAGCAGCGCGACCCGCGGCTGGCCGACGAGGCGCTGAAGAACCTGCAGATCGCGGCGAAGGGCAAGGCGCAGTCCGCCTTCCTGTGGCGGCTGACCGCCCAGGCCTGGAGCATGAAGAAGAACGACGGCATGGTCGCCTACGCCACCGCGGAAGAGGCCCTGGCGAGAGGCGACATGCCGATGGCCAAGGCGCAAGCCGAGAGGGCGGAAAAGCTGCTGCCAGCCGGATCGCCGGGCTGGCTGCGCGCCCAGGACATCCGCGGTCAGACCGGCGGCGACAAGCCACGCTGATCGCGGTTGGATGGGTCATATGACGAAAGCATCCTTCCGGTAACGCAACGGTCATCGAACCGTCCCCGCCGCGTCATCCCCGCTTGCTATTCCGCGGACATCGAGCGCGTCCTCCGCATCCCCGGTCCCGACGCGCGGTTCCGTCCACGGAGTTCCCGCATGCCGTCCATCCGTCCGAAATCCCGGCGCGGCGCCCTGCTCGCCACCGCCGCCCTGCTGTCCGCCGCCCTGGCTGCCGCGGTACCGGCACAGGCCCAGGAGCAGCAGGCCAAGCGCTACCCCGCCACGCTGGCCGGCCATGCCCTGCTTCCGGCCGACACGCTGGTGCAGGCGCCCGCCGACGCCGGGCCGCTGTTCGCCACCGCCGGCAAATTCACCAACGCCGACCGCAAGCGCGTGGAGACGGTGGGCAGCATCCGCGCCACCTCCTTCGCCTCCGACCCCAAGGTTCCGCGCCAGACGGAGATCATGCTGCCGGTCGCCGGCCAGGCGGTGCAGGGATTCTCAGCCATCGTTCCGCAGGGCAACGGCGAGTTCATGGCGCTGACCGACAACGGCTTCGGCAGCAAGGTGAACTCGGTCGATGCGCTGCTGATGGTCCATCGCGTCAAGCCGGACTGGCAGAGCGGCGCCCTGCAGCGGCTGGAAACCATTTTCCTGCGCGATCCCGACCGCAAGGTTCCCTTCGCCATCGTCAACGAGAACAGCACCGCGCGCTACCTGACCGGCGCCGACTTCGATCCCGAATCGCTGGTGGTCCAGGCCGACCGCCTGTTCATCGGCGACGAGTTCGGCCCCTATATCCTGGAGTTGAGCCGGGACGGCGTGGTCATCGCCGTGCATGAGACGATGGTCGACGGCAAGCCGGCCCGTTCGCCCGACCACTACCGCAACGGCATCCTGCCGCCGGTGCCGGGCGCCGTCGCCTTCGAGGTCCGCCGCTCGCGCGGGTTCGAGCCGATGGGCGTGTCGCCGGACGGCAAGACGCTGTACCCGTCGCTGGAAGGCCCGCTGTGGAACGCCGCCGCCAACGGCTTCGAGACCAAGGACGGCCGCGCGTACACCCGCATCCTGGAGTTCGACGTCGCCAGCCGGACCTACACCGGCAAGTCCTGGAAGTACAAGCTGGAGGACAATGCCAACGTCGTCGCCGATCTGGCGATGATCGACGCCGGCACCGCCCTGGTGATCGAGCGCGACGACAGCAGCGAGGGTGCGAAGACCCAGGCCTGCCAGGGCGAGGCGAAGCCCGACTGCTTCAACGCGCCGGCCGCCTTCAAGCGGGTCTACAAGATCGACATCGCCGGAGCCGATGCCGACGGCTTCGTCCGCAAGGTCGGCTACATCGACCTGACCGACATCGCCGATCCGGACCGCAAGGCCCGCGCCGGACAGGCGCCGGAAGGCCGCTTCGTCATGCCCCATCTGGGGCCGGAAGGGGTGAACATCGTCGATGCCGACCACATCGTGGTCGTCAACGACAACAACCTGCCCTACTCCACCGGCCGGACCATCGGCAAGGCCGACGGCGACGAGATGGCGCTGCTGTCGGTGGGCGAGCTTCTGCGCGCCCGCTGATCGCGCAGATGTGAAACCGGGAGTGAGGTCCGGGCGAGCGCTTTGCACTTGTCCGGACCGGATTGTCGGTCCAGTGTGGGCGGCCTTCGGCCCAATGTCCCCTGCGTTTCGGAGACCGCCCACCATGCGCCCCGTCCTGCCGTTCCTGCGTTCCGCCCTGCTGGCCCTGCCCGTTGCGGCGTTGGCGCTGTCCGCCGCCGCTCCGGCCCATGCGCAGTCGGCGAGCTTCGACGGCAACCAGAAGGCCGCCATCGAGAAGATCGTCCGCGATTACCTGATGGAGCATCCCGAGGTCATCCTGCAGGCCGTCGACGCCATGCAGGAGCGCCAGAAGGCGGCGGAGGCCGAACAGGCCCGCAAGGCCCTGGTCGAGAACAGGCAGGAACTGACCCGCAACCCCGCCGATCCGGTCGCCGGCAACCCGCAGGGCGACGTGACGGTGGTGGAGTTCTTCGATTACCAGTGCGGCTACTGCAAGGCCGTGCAGGCCGACACCCAGGCACTGATCAAGGGCGATCCCAAGCTGCGTTTCGTCCTGAAGGAATTCCCGATCCTGGGGCCGGCGTCGCTGCTCGCCTCCAAGGCGGCACTCGCCTCACGCGGCCAGGGCAAGTACATGGAATTCCACAATGCCCTGATGGCCCAGCGCGGCCAACTGGACGAGGCGGTGATCATGCGGCTGGCCAAGTCGGTCGGTCTCGACACCGACCGGCTGAAGAAGGACATGGACTCGCCGGACGTTCTGAAGGTGATCGCGGCCAACCAGGCGCTGGCCGAGAAGCTGAACATCCGCGGCACCCCGGCCTTCGTCTTCGGCGACGAGCTGGTGCCCGGCGCCATCAAGCTGGACGACATGAAGCGGCTGACCGAAGCCGCCCGGGCCAAGGGCTGAGGCGGGCCGTTCCATGACCGCAACGACTGAGCCGCAGACGCCGACCGTCGTCGTCTTCGACGTCGGGCAGGTGCTGATCGAATGGGATCCGCGGCATCTCTACCGCGAGCTGTTCGACGGCTATGAAGACCTGATGGAGGATTTTCTCGACCGGGTCTGTACCCCCGCCTGGAACCTGGAGCAGGACCGCGGCCGTCCCTGGAGCGAGGCGGTCGCCCAGCTGACCGAAGAGCATCCGGACTGCGCCGAGTTGATCCGCGCCTATGACGACATGTGGGAACGCATGGTGCCGGGCCCGATCCCCGGCACGCCGGACATCCTGGCCGAACTTAAGGCCCGCGGAGTCCCGGTCTACGCCATCACCAACTTCTCCGCCGACAAGTTCGAGATGACGCGCAAGCGCTTCGACTTCCTGAACGGCTTCGACGGCATCATCGTTTCGGGTCAGGAACGACTTGTGAAGCCCGACCCGGCGATCTACCGGCTGCTGATCGATCGTTACGGTCTCGAACCGAAGCACTGCTACTTCATCGACGACAACCCCGACAATGTCGAGGCGGCCAAGTCGGTGGGCATGTCGGCGCACCTGTTCCTGGGCGCCGAGGCGCTGCGGCGCGATCTGGTGGCGTTGGGGGTGTTGTGAGAGGGGTGTTTGCCCCCTCCCTAACCCTCCCCCGCTAACGCGGGAGAGGGGACTGCCGCTGTTCCTTTGCAGAATCTCCGCAACGATCCTGCCCCCTCTCCCGCGAAGCGGGGGAGGGATGGGGAGGGGGCCGCGACGATAGTACTCCCCCTACTCCGCCGCCGCCTCGCGGTCGCTCGCGGAGTTGAAGGCGTAGGTCTTCCAGGTCGGCTCATAGCTGTCGTCGGCCTGGTTGCCCCACACCGACCAGTTGGGCCGGGCGCCGCGGGCGAACATTTCCAGAAAGGGGCCGGGGCTGCAGGCCTCGATCAGTTCATACTGTTCGTCGGGCTTGCGGCTGTGCTCGCGCTTGCGGCTTTCGATCAGGTTGACCTGGGTGCGGCCGGGGGGCAGCGTGCGGGCCTTCTTGCCGCGGACACCGAACAGGATCAGTTCGGTCACGTTGCGGAAATAGAACCCCACCCCGCGACCGTCCGACCCGCCGTCCTTGCGCACCTTGTGCCAGATCAGGTTGGTCTTGTACTCGAACCCCCAGCTGCGCATGACCTGAAGGCCTTCCGGCAGCAAGGCATTGGGGACCCAGAGATAGAGGTGCGCGGTGGGGGCGGCGATGTCGGCGACCGGCAGGGCACAGATGTCTTCCACCGTCATGGTGCCGTAGCGCGACAGCCGGCGATGTTCCGGCGCCATCTTGCCGGTGCGGTTGACGAAGCGCCAGGGCGGGTCCGCCATCACGGTGGCGAAGCGCCGGTCACCGGCGAAGGCCACCAGATCCCGCGCCGGATCCGATGCCGTCGCCACCGTGTTGCTGTCGCCCATCGCTGCCTCGAAATCCTGAACAAACCCGGTACTGGGAGGGGTGCAAACTCGCACGCGGCGGCAATCGCCGTCAATCCAGTCTAGCCGTTCCGCCGACGCTGTCACAAGCGGCGGCGGGCGGGTCAGTCACTCCTCCTCGCCCGCCTCGGCCACGGCGCGCAGGGCGGCGCGCTCGGCCACGCTGACGGTCAACCCCTGGGTCTCCACGCCGGAGGCGCGCAGCTTGGCGAGTGCCCGCGACAGGGTTTCCGGCTGCATGCCCAGGCGACGCGCGATCAGCGCTTTGTCGAAGGGAAGCTGGAACTGCGCCGGCCCATCGCCGGGCGGACAGACCCGCATCAGAAAGGCGGCGACCCGCTGCGGCGCCGGTTGGACCTGCAACTGCTCGATCTGTGTCACCAGATGGCGCAGGCGCACCGACAGCGAGCCCAGCATACCGAAGGCGATCCGGTCGTCCTCGCGCAGACAGCGGGCGAATCCGTCAGCCGTCAGGGTCATGACGCGGGCGTCGGTCACCGCCTCCGCACAGACCGGAAACTTTCCGTCTGCGAACATGGCGGCCTCGGCGAAGCTCTCGGCGGGACCGATGACATGGACCACCGCCTCCGTCCCGTCACGGGTCAGGCGGTACAGCTTCACCCAGCCATCGAGCAGCACGAAGAAGCGGTCGGCGGGCTCGTCCTGCAGGAACAGGGTGGTGCCCCGCGGCACCGGCCGCACGATGGCGACACCGCCCAGCAACGAAACCGCTCGGTCGGACAGCTTGGCGAAAAGCGGTATCGCACGCAGCGCGGCGGCATCTTCCGCGGACAGGTTGCTGTGGTGGGTGATCATTACAGCTTCGCCTCCCTGGCCGTTGGCGGCATTGGTGTTGGGCCCATTGGAGTTGGCCCCGTTGGTGTTGGTGGGTGCGGTGCCGTTCGGTCGCTGAGAAGCCTCCAGGCATTGACGGCGATTCCGGTCAGATCGGAGACCATTCCCGGAATCGACCCCACCAGACAGTTGTGCACGAACCAACAGGGCAACGCCACCAACATGGTGCCACGGAACGCCGCAACCCGGGTCTGGTAACGCGCCAGACTGATCAGCGCCATGCCGCCGGCGGCGAAGAGGGACGGCAGGCCGGTCCAGGTCATGGCCATCACTGCGGCAATCGCCGGCAGGATCAGCAGATAGACGATTCGGAAGGCCGGCCAAGCGCCGAGCGCCAGCGCCGCAAGCACCTGCAGCGCAGCAAGGCCGTTCAGCGCCGCCGCGGTCGGGGCGCCCACCAGGGCGAAATGCAAGGCGAAGCCCAGGCAGGGCACCAATTGCACCAGAAGCATCGCCCGGCGGCTGCGGAAAAAAGGCCACAGCATGCCGCCGAGCATGCCGCACAAGCCGACCAATTGAGCAACGGACCACCAGATGTCCGCCTCGCTTCCGCCGCCAAAAAGGGCCGGAAGCTGGACTGTCAGCATCTCGATCATGCGGGAAAGCCCCCCGGCAACGAAAAGGGCGGCGAAACAAGGCGCGGGAAGCGGCGCCGGCCGCCCCGAAGGGCGGCGCAAAGAACAGAGTACCGAATGGGAAAAGCGGAAGACACATGCAACGCACAGCCGGGCCGAACCGGGCCACGGCCGGATCACTCAAGAGCCAGGACCGCAGGAAACCATAACGAAAAAGACAAGAACGCACGGCGCGCCCCCGAGGGGAGGCACCGTGCGGAAAAAGTCCGGATTTTCACCGGGAAGACCGGAACGACGAGCGTTCAAGCCTTCGATACGCTTGTCAGATGAGCGGAGCCAACCGAGCCGGCGCGCGTCCGAAAACGGGCGCCGTCCGGTCGAGGTCCGGGATACCCCGAACCTTACAGGTACTCGACCTTGCCCGCTTCCGGACCCTTCTGGCCCTGACGAACGGTGACGCGCACCTGATCGCCTTCCTGGAGGGTCTGCATGCCCGAACGGCGCAGCACGTTGACGTGGAC is a window encoding:
- a CDS encoding M48 family metalloprotease: MRKPSRLVSVVAIMSMCLVSLVWGAPPASAQRRSDMQILGDAETDHIIRKMARPIFQAAGIDPESVQILLVNDPSVNAFVAGGQNIFLHTGLLLSVDDADQLLGVIAHETGHISGGHLVRGAEAMDNAFLSSLLGMGLGVIGGLASGNAGAGAAGVMLGQHLAERNFLSFSRTQEASADQAGLSFLEQSGISARGMAAFLEKLGVGEPLMNDRDAGYRLTHPLTRERIEAVKAFVARSRYADARLPAATESDLRRLQAKLYGYLDPRGALQRYKANDPSPAARYGRAYAYFRQGDVKQATPLVDGLIADEPRNPYLHEMKGDLMLQTGRAPDAIAPYRKAIELAGSEAGTIRVSLAHALLEQRDPRLADEALKNLQIAAKGKAQSAFLWRLTAQAWSMKKNDGMVAYATAEEALARGDMPMAKAQAERAEKLLPAGSPGWLRAQDIRGQTGGDKPR
- a CDS encoding DsbA family protein — protein: MRPVLPFLRSALLALPVAALALSAAAPAHAQSASFDGNQKAAIEKIVRDYLMEHPEVILQAVDAMQERQKAAEAEQARKALVENRQELTRNPADPVAGNPQGDVTVVEFFDYQCGYCKAVQADTQALIKGDPKLRFVLKEFPILGPASLLASKAALASRGQGKYMEFHNALMAQRGQLDEAVIMRLAKSVGLDTDRLKKDMDSPDVLKVIAANQALAEKLNIRGTPAFVFGDELVPGAIKLDDMKRLTEAARAKG
- a CDS encoding HAD family hydrolase, which codes for MTATTEPQTPTVVVFDVGQVLIEWDPRHLYRELFDGYEDLMEDFLDRVCTPAWNLEQDRGRPWSEAVAQLTEEHPDCAELIRAYDDMWERMVPGPIPGTPDILAELKARGVPVYAITNFSADKFEMTRKRFDFLNGFDGIIVSGQERLVKPDPAIYRLLIDRYGLEPKHCYFIDDNPDNVEAAKSVGMSAHLFLGAEALRRDLVALGVL
- a CDS encoding esterase-like activity of phytase family protein, which encodes MPSIRPKSRRGALLATAALLSAALAAAVPAQAQEQQAKRYPATLAGHALLPADTLVQAPADAGPLFATAGKFTNADRKRVETVGSIRATSFASDPKVPRQTEIMLPVAGQAVQGFSAIVPQGNGEFMALTDNGFGSKVNSVDALLMVHRVKPDWQSGALQRLETIFLRDPDRKVPFAIVNENSTARYLTGADFDPESLVVQADRLFIGDEFGPYILELSRDGVVIAVHETMVDGKPARSPDHYRNGILPPVPGAVAFEVRRSRGFEPMGVSPDGKTLYPSLEGPLWNAAANGFETKDGRAYTRILEFDVASRTYTGKSWKYKLEDNANVVADLAMIDAGTALVIERDDSSEGAKTQACQGEAKPDCFNAPAAFKRVYKIDIAGADADGFVRKVGYIDLTDIADPDRKARAGQAPEGRFVMPHLGPEGVNIVDADHIVVVNDNNLPYSTGRTIGKADGDEMALLSVGELLRAR
- a CDS encoding MT-A70 family methyltransferase; translation: MGDSNTVATASDPARDLVAFAGDRRFATVMADPPWRFVNRTGKMAPEHRRLSRYGTMTVEDICALPVADIAAPTAHLYLWVPNALLPEGLQVMRSWGFEYKTNLIWHKVRKDGGSDGRGVGFYFRNVTELILFGVRGKKARTLPPGRTQVNLIESRKREHSRKPDEQYELIEACSPGPFLEMFARGARPNWSVWGNQADDSYEPTWKTYAFNSASDREAAAE
- a CDS encoding Crp/Fnr family transcriptional regulator, with protein sequence MITHHSNLSAEDAAALRAIPLFAKLSDRAVSLLGGVAIVRPVPRGTTLFLQDEPADRFFVLLDGWVKLYRLTRDGTEAVVHVIGPAESFAEAAMFADGKFPVCAEAVTDARVMTLTADGFARCLREDDRIAFGMLGSLSVRLRHLVTQIEQLQVQPAPQRVAAFLMRVCPPGDGPAQFQLPFDKALIARRLGMQPETLSRALAKLRASGVETQGLTVSVAERAALRAVAEAGEEE
- a CDS encoding YgjV family protein, encoding MIEMLTVQLPALFGGGSEADIWWSVAQLVGLCGMLGGMLWPFFRSRRAMLLVQLVPCLGFALHFALVGAPTAAALNGLAALQVLAALALGAWPAFRIVYLLILPAIAAVMAMTWTGLPSLFAAGGMALISLARYQTRVAAFRGTMLVALPCWFVHNCLVGSIPGMVSDLTGIAVNAWRLLSDRTAPHPPTPTGPTPMGPTPMPPTAREAKL
- a CDS encoding gamma-glutamyltransferase — encoded protein: MGAVAIAASLLTGCVNTKFKTDATVQSFVVADEPYAAGIGRDIIAQGGKAGDAVAAMALAMTASLPSRVGLTGGGVCVLFDATSKKARTIDFLPRSVGSGGVGMPAMARGLYAVQASAGVMRWEQVVAPAEQLAQFSPGLSRALVQDLSAFGGRLAADSDARRRLLGAGTPAVGTIAAQPELAATLSVLRRQGVGAFYAGPLAATVAQGMGLDPAQLRAYQPRVGATLTVPFDISDLHVPDTTEPDSGAAIIQAWKAVAALPPAERATRAAQLLGATGAGATATGAGLMVIDPDENGAACAFTQGAPFGTGRGIPGTGMLVAQGVERGGFGTPALIANSIIGRTLFAGVGTAGGSDGPAAGPAALLSVALPAGLEEKSTAPQIQAARPQSIPGRVSFIGCRVSIEDGIRYCQTAADPRAGSLALTVESERKRE